In a single window of the Calditerricola satsumensis genome:
- a CDS encoding ParA family protein, with protein sequence MGKIIAVANQKGGVGKTTTSVNLGACLSTLGKKVLLVDIDPQGNTTSGIGINKADVQYCIYDVLINDINPLDAILHTNIKGLDVIPATIQLAGAEIELVPVISREVRLRKALGVVQDRYDYILIDCPPSLGILTVNSLTAADSVIIPIQCEYYALEGLSQLLNTIRLVQKHLNPDLRIEGVLLTMLDARTNLGLQVIEEVKKYFKDKVYRTIIPRNVRLSEAPSHGQPIITYDPKCRGAEVYMELAKEVIERG encoded by the coding sequence ATGGGCAAGATCATTGCCGTGGCCAACCAGAAGGGCGGTGTGGGGAAGACGACCACCTCGGTCAACCTGGGGGCGTGCCTGAGCACGTTAGGGAAAAAGGTGCTGTTGGTGGACATCGATCCCCAGGGCAACACCACGAGCGGCATCGGCATCAACAAGGCCGACGTGCAGTACTGCATCTACGACGTGCTGATCAACGACATCAATCCCTTAGACGCGATTCTGCATACGAATATCAAGGGGCTTGACGTGATCCCGGCCACCATCCAGCTGGCGGGGGCGGAGATCGAGCTCGTGCCGGTCATTTCGCGGGAGGTGCGGCTGCGCAAGGCGTTGGGCGTGGTGCAAGACCGCTACGACTACATCCTCATCGACTGCCCGCCCTCGTTGGGCATTCTGACCGTCAATTCCCTCACGGCGGCCGATTCGGTCATCATTCCCATTCAGTGCGAATATTACGCCTTGGAGGGGCTTAGCCAGCTCCTCAACACGATTCGCCTGGTGCAGAAACACCTGAATCCCGACCTGCGCATCGAGGGCGTGCTGTTGACCATGCTCGACGCGCGCACGAATTTGGGCTTGCAGGTGATCGAAGAAGTGAAAAAGTATTTCAAGGACAAGGTCTATCGCACGATCATTCCGCGGAATGTGCGTTTGAGCGAGGCGCCCAGCCATGGCCAGCCGATCATCACCTACGATCCGAAATGCCGCGGAGCGGAAGTTTACATGGAACTGGCAAAGGAAGTGATCGAGCGTGGCTAA
- a CDS encoding DUF554 domain-containing protein, with translation MVLWGTVVNALAIVAGAVVGVWLSGMSERLRQTLLQGLGLAVVAIGLKMALEMDEPLVTVASLVIGGAIGEGMRLEERLQQAGAWLEARLGRGRGNVATAFVTASLVYCIGPMAVLGALDSGLRGNHAVLYLKAALDGMASVMFSATMGIGVIFSAVAVLVYQGLIALGAHSIAAHVPDALLQAMIKQLTAVGGLLIAGIGINLLGVQTIRVGNFLPALAIAVLSAILLPIGEAGLHMIREGLGF, from the coding sequence ATGGTGCTATGGGGGACAGTGGTCAACGCCCTTGCCATCGTTGCCGGAGCCGTGGTGGGCGTTTGGCTTTCCGGGATGTCGGAGCGCCTTCGCCAAACGTTGCTGCAAGGATTGGGGTTGGCGGTTGTGGCGATCGGACTGAAAATGGCGCTGGAGATGGACGAGCCCCTCGTGACGGTGGCCAGTTTGGTCATCGGCGGGGCGATCGGCGAGGGCATGCGCCTGGAAGAACGGTTGCAGCAGGCGGGGGCTTGGTTGGAAGCACGGCTCGGGCGGGGACGAGGGAATGTGGCCACCGCCTTCGTGACCGCGTCGCTGGTCTACTGCATCGGTCCCATGGCCGTGCTGGGGGCGCTGGACAGCGGCTTGCGCGGGAATCATGCCGTGCTGTATCTCAAGGCGGCGCTCGATGGGATGGCGTCCGTCATGTTCAGCGCGACGATGGGCATTGGCGTCATCTTTTCAGCGGTGGCCGTGTTGGTCTACCAGGGGCTGATTGCGCTCGGCGCCCACAGCATCGCCGCCCATGTGCCGGATGCCCTGCTTCAGGCCATGATCAAGCAGCTGACGGCGGTGGGGGGCTTGTTGATCGCCGGGATCGGCATCAACCTGTTGGGCGTGCAGACGATTCGGGTGGGCAATTTTCTTCCGGCCCTTGCCATTGCTGTGCTGAGCGCGATCCTCCTGCCGATTGGGGAAGCGGGATTGCACATGATCCGTGAGGGATTGGGGTTTTGA
- a CDS encoding ParB/RepB/Spo0J family partition protein, whose product MAKRLGKGLEALIPQLSADEHDAITEIPIDELRPNPYQPRRVFDDASLAELANSIREHGVVQPIIVRKGIKGYDIVAGERRWRAAKLAGLTKIPAVVKVFTEEQVMEIALIENLQREDLNPIEIAQAYQKLMETFNLTQEELAQKVGKSRPHVANFLRLLTLPKAIQDDVSRGTLSMGHARALLGVEDDAMRMELAKQAVRERWSVRELEARVQRLRKARETARAKRAKPVHDPVVARYEDALRAHIGTAVKIRQLNKKGKIEIEYLSREDLHRIVALIVGRSADA is encoded by the coding sequence GTGGCTAAGCGGCTGGGAAAAGGATTGGAAGCCCTGATTCCCCAGCTCAGCGCCGACGAGCATGACGCGATCACCGAGATCCCCATCGACGAGCTGCGCCCCAATCCCTACCAGCCGCGCCGGGTGTTCGATGACGCCTCCCTTGCGGAGTTGGCCAACTCCATTCGCGAGCATGGCGTGGTGCAGCCGATCATCGTGCGCAAGGGCATCAAGGGCTACGACATCGTGGCCGGGGAGCGGCGGTGGCGGGCAGCCAAGTTGGCCGGCTTGACCAAAATTCCCGCTGTCGTCAAGGTGTTTACGGAAGAACAGGTGATGGAGATCGCGCTGATTGAGAACCTGCAGCGAGAAGATCTCAATCCCATCGAAATTGCCCAGGCGTATCAAAAGTTGATGGAAACCTTCAATTTGACGCAGGAGGAACTGGCGCAGAAGGTGGGGAAAAGCCGTCCCCACGTGGCCAACTTCTTGCGCCTGCTCACGCTGCCCAAGGCGATCCAAGACGATGTTTCACGTGGAACACTTTCCATGGGCCATGCCCGGGCGCTACTGGGCGTGGAGGACGACGCCATGCGTATGGAGCTGGCCAAACAGGCGGTGCGCGAACGGTGGAGCGTACGGGAGCTGGAAGCGCGCGTGCAGCGGCTGCGCAAGGCGCGGGAGACGGCGCGCGCCAAACGGGCCAAACCGGTGCACGACCCGGTGGTGGCCCGGTACGAGGATGCGTTGCGCGCGCACATCGGAACGGCGGTGAAGATTCGCCAATTGAACAAGAAGGGGAAAATCGAAATCGAGTACCTTTCGCGGGAGGACCTTCACCGCATTGTCGCGTTGATCGTCGGCCGGAGCGCCGATGCGTAA
- the noc gene encoding nucleoid occlusion protein, with protein MRDQLTRWFGFTEKPNAEEVRQLPVDQIVPNPYQPRTVFDDEKIEELCQTIRTHGVIQPIVVREKDGRYELIAGERRWRAVKKLGLATIPAIVRQMTDAQAASAALIENLQREGLTAIEEAAAYQQLIELHGLTQESLAQRLGKGQSTIANKLRLLSLPEPVQRALLERKITERHARALLPLKDEALQLKVLNEILTKELNVKQTEQRVAALLGGTTRRPKAKRKAFSRDLRLAINTVRQSIDLVLQSGLPIETDEEDGEDYYQFIIRIPKTRPTK; from the coding sequence ATGCGGGACCAGCTCACGCGGTGGTTTGGCTTCACCGAGAAACCGAACGCGGAAGAAGTGCGGCAGCTGCCGGTCGATCAAATCGTGCCCAATCCCTATCAACCCCGCACGGTCTTCGACGATGAAAAAATCGAGGAATTGTGCCAGACCATCCGCACCCACGGCGTGATTCAGCCCATCGTGGTACGGGAAAAGGACGGCCGCTACGAATTGATCGCCGGGGAACGGCGCTGGCGGGCGGTAAAAAAACTTGGGCTCGCGACGATTCCGGCCATCGTGCGGCAGATGACCGATGCCCAGGCCGCCTCGGCCGCCCTGATCGAAAACCTTCAGCGGGAAGGGCTGACGGCCATTGAGGAAGCCGCCGCCTATCAGCAGCTGATCGAGTTGCACGGCTTAACCCAGGAAAGTTTGGCCCAGCGCCTCGGCAAGGGCCAGTCGACCATCGCCAACAAGCTGCGGCTTCTTTCCCTTCCCGAGCCGGTGCAACGGGCCCTGTTGGAGCGGAAGATCACGGAGCGCCACGCGCGGGCGCTGTTGCCGCTCAAAGACGAAGCGTTGCAATTGAAAGTGTTAAACGAGATTTTGACCAAAGAGCTGAACGTGAAGCAGACAGAACAGCGCGTCGCGGCGCTGCTCGGCGGGACCACGCGCCGTCCCAAAGCCAAGCGGAAGGCGTTCTCGCGCGACCTGCGCTTGGCCATCAACACCGTTCGGCAGTCGATCGACCTCGTGTTGCAGTCGGGACTGCCCATTGAAACGGACGAGGAGGACGGCGAGGACTATTACCAATTCATCATCCGCATTCCGAAAACCCGACCCACAAAATAA
- a CDS encoding aminotransferase class V-fold PLP-dependent enzyme — MTRTIRYLDNAASTWPKPPAVVEAMKACVEAFAANPGRGSHALAQKAARVVAQARAHLARLFGVRNPNDLFFFANATQALNQALKGYLRAGDHVVASAVEHNAVRRPLEHLRRTRGVEVTYVPPRENGLFAADDFLAALRPNTRLVAVTHASNVTGVILPVADIGERLRSRGVPLLVDASQTAGVLPIDVTAMNIALLAFPGHKGLYGPQGTGGLYAAPDLELEPLVHGGTGSHSEEADQPAVRPERYESGTLNTPGIAGLLEGVKFVLETGVEILHRHEWGLARETIERLSAIPGVRVYGPPPSIERIGVVSFSIAGVDPAEVAAILDREYGIAVRAGLHCSPLGHETIGTRDGGTVRASFGYFNGPDDVEALAAAVREIAAAFS; from the coding sequence ATGACCCGCACCATCCGCTACTTGGACAACGCGGCGTCCACGTGGCCCAAGCCGCCGGCCGTTGTCGAAGCGATGAAGGCGTGTGTGGAAGCCTTTGCGGCCAACCCCGGGCGAGGCAGTCACGCGTTGGCGCAAAAGGCCGCCCGCGTGGTGGCCCAGGCCCGCGCCCATTTGGCGCGGCTTTTCGGCGTGCGCAATCCCAACGACCTTTTCTTTTTTGCCAATGCCACGCAGGCCCTGAACCAGGCCCTGAAGGGCTACCTCCGGGCGGGCGACCACGTCGTGGCGTCGGCCGTGGAGCACAATGCCGTCCGCCGGCCCCTCGAGCATTTGCGCCGGACGCGGGGGGTGGAGGTGACGTATGTCCCGCCACGGGAGAACGGCTTGTTTGCCGCCGACGACTTTCTCGCCGCGCTGCGGCCGAACACGCGGCTGGTCGCCGTCACCCATGCCTCCAACGTGACCGGCGTGATCCTGCCGGTGGCGGACATCGGCGAGCGCTTGCGTTCGCGCGGGGTCCCGCTCCTGGTCGACGCTTCCCAGACGGCCGGCGTGCTCCCCATCGACGTGACGGCGATGAACATCGCCCTGCTGGCTTTCCCCGGGCACAAAGGGTTGTACGGTCCCCAGGGGACAGGCGGGTTGTACGCCGCCCCCGACCTCGAACTCGAGCCGCTCGTTCACGGCGGCACGGGCAGCCATTCGGAGGAGGCGGATCAGCCGGCGGTGCGCCCCGAGCGCTATGAAAGCGGAACCCTCAACACCCCCGGCATCGCCGGATTGCTTGAGGGCGTCAAATTCGTGCTGGAGACGGGCGTGGAAATCCTTCACCGCCACGAATGGGGCCTGGCGCGGGAGACGATCGAACGGCTGTCGGCCATTCCCGGCGTGCGCGTGTACGGGCCGCCGCCGTCGATCGAACGGATCGGAGTGGTTTCCTTTTCAATCGCGGGCGTCGATCCGGCGGAAGTGGCGGCCATTTTGGACCGCGAGTACGGGATCGCCGTGCGCGCCGGTCTCCACTGCAGCCCGCTGGGACACGAAACCATCGGCACCCGCGATGGCGGGACGGTGCGGGCCAGTTTTGGCTACTTTAACGGACCGGATGACGTCGAGGCGCTCGCGGCGGCCGTGCGCGAGATTGCGGCGGCCTTTTCCTGA
- a CDS encoding diacylglycerol/lipid kinase family protein translates to MRERPWGFVVNPLAGSGRGWQVWRALEQLLVRADVPYRVWVTQRPGEAVLLAREAVRCGVRAVVAVGGDGTVHEVVNGMWETGVPLGCLPAGSGNDFVRALKIPDEPRAAWSRLSAFRVRPLDLVRVNEEIVVNAAGIGLDGTVAAAVNRSRYKRWLNRMRMGKAAYVVGLLHVLARFEPLSVTLEVDGRLLRFPRTWLVALCNLPFYGGGMNICPFAQGDDGQLDVCVVSGIGPGRLLALFPHVFRGRHVRDAAITLLRGKEIRIAVERPLLGHMDGEFTVAATWMAQVLPRALMVL, encoded by the coding sequence GTGCGCGAACGACCTTGGGGCTTTGTGGTGAATCCGCTGGCAGGAAGCGGGCGCGGCTGGCAGGTTTGGCGCGCACTGGAGCAGCTGCTTGTGCGCGCGGATGTGCCGTATCGCGTGTGGGTGACGCAGCGGCCGGGCGAGGCCGTCCTCCTCGCACGGGAGGCGGTGCGCTGCGGGGTTCGGGCGGTGGTGGCCGTCGGCGGCGACGGCACGGTGCACGAAGTGGTCAACGGCATGTGGGAAACGGGCGTGCCGCTTGGCTGTTTGCCGGCCGGCTCGGGGAACGATTTTGTCCGCGCGCTCAAGATCCCCGATGAGCCCCGTGCGGCGTGGAGCCGGCTGAGCGCCTTTCGCGTCCGTCCCCTCGATCTCGTGCGCGTGAACGAGGAGATTGTGGTCAACGCGGCGGGCATTGGCCTCGACGGCACGGTAGCGGCTGCGGTCAACCGGTCGCGATACAAGCGGTGGCTCAACCGGATGCGCATGGGAAAAGCGGCGTATGTTGTCGGCCTGTTGCACGTGCTGGCGCGGTTTGAGCCCCTTTCGGTGACCCTCGAAGTGGACGGCCGTCTCTTGCGCTTTCCGCGCACGTGGCTGGTGGCCCTGTGCAACTTGCCCTTCTACGGAGGCGGCATGAACATCTGTCCCTTTGCGCAGGGCGACGACGGCCAGCTGGACGTCTGCGTGGTGAGCGGAATTGGCCCGGGACGCCTGCTCGCGCTGTTTCCGCACGTGTTTCGAGGGCGGCACGTCCGCGACGCGGCCATCACCCTGCTGCGGGGGAAGGAGATTCGCATCGCCGTGGAGCGGCCGCTTCTGGGCCATATGGATGGGGAGTTCACCGTGGCCGCCACCTGGATGGCCCAAGTGCTGCCTCGCGCCCTCATGGTGCTCTGA
- a CDS encoding YkvI family membrane protein, giving the protein MWKRGVSIGCTIVGTTIGAGFASGREIWEFFASYGRAGAGGILLAMALFVAACALLLRVGQQVGDGRARSVLAALMGRRWGRLYDGLLLAHWFSLSAVMFAGSGATVAQWGGAYRWGIVAIAVLVWVTVSCGLSGLLTANLLIAPLLIGVLGAVVGTALWNAPPQPAAASAAPSVWGSSVVYAAFNVAPLVAVLAQLGASIRSTGEIVVAAGTSYVVLAGLALLYHAALLASGPEVEAMEIPLFWLARDLPPQTALIVTAVLWLALFSTAISGVYGLTRRIAESTGRSPAAVALVLTASVALVSQFGFASLVGVLYPLYGLCDVALLARVLAYPLALETRRPT; this is encoded by the coding sequence TTGTGGAAGCGCGGCGTGTCCATTGGCTGCACCATCGTCGGCACGACCATTGGCGCCGGATTTGCGTCAGGGCGCGAAATCTGGGAGTTCTTCGCTTCCTATGGACGCGCCGGAGCCGGAGGCATCCTCTTGGCTATGGCGCTTTTCGTTGCCGCCTGTGCCCTCCTGTTGCGGGTGGGGCAACAGGTGGGGGACGGGCGAGCCCGCTCGGTGTTGGCGGCGCTGATGGGGCGGCGGTGGGGGCGCCTCTATGACGGGCTGTTGTTGGCCCATTGGTTTTCCCTCAGCGCGGTCATGTTTGCCGGCAGCGGGGCCACCGTGGCACAGTGGGGCGGCGCGTACCGATGGGGGATCGTCGCCATTGCGGTGTTGGTGTGGGTGACGGTCAGTTGTGGCCTGAGCGGCCTCTTGACCGCCAACCTGTTGATTGCCCCGCTGCTCATCGGGGTGCTCGGCGCGGTGGTCGGCACCGCGCTGTGGAACGCCCCACCGCAACCGGCGGCGGCGTCGGCAGCCCCGTCCGTGTGGGGGTCGAGTGTGGTGTACGCCGCTTTCAATGTGGCCCCCTTGGTCGCGGTGCTCGCCCAGCTCGGCGCCTCCATCCGCTCGACGGGGGAGATCGTGGTGGCCGCCGGAACGAGCTATGTCGTGCTCGCCGGATTGGCCCTGCTGTACCACGCCGCGCTGCTCGCCTCGGGTCCGGAAGTGGAAGCGATGGAGATCCCCCTGTTCTGGCTGGCCCGCGATTTGCCTCCCCAAACGGCCCTGATCGTCACCGCGGTCTTGTGGCTGGCCCTCTTTTCCACGGCGATCAGCGGGGTGTATGGACTGACGAGGCGGATCGCCGAAAGCACGGGACGATCGCCGGCCGCGGTGGCCCTGGTCCTCACGGCGTCGGTGGCTCTGGTAAGCCAGTTCGGCTTTGCCTCCCTCGTGGGTGTGCTCTATCCGCTTTACGGGCTGTGCGATGTGGCGCTTCTTGCGCGGGTGTTGGCCTATCCGCTAGCATTAGAGACGAGGCGGCCGACTTAG
- the yyaC gene encoding spore protease YyaC, which produces MKTLRNALERRFPVKVDYLDERAVERLAHHLLHTFMQDVQQKELVILCIGTDRSTGDALGPLVGSKLEGHLPGHIAVYGTLDQPVHAVNLVDTIGRISRTHRDPYILALDACLGQFQHIGTITLDEGPVKPGAGVQKNLPAVGSLHMTGIVNVGGFMEYFVLQNTRLSVVMKMADVMAEAILHAARRWKPKETAVFR; this is translated from the coding sequence ATGAAAACCCTTCGCAACGCGCTGGAGCGCCGTTTTCCCGTAAAAGTGGACTACCTCGACGAACGGGCGGTGGAACGTTTAGCCCACCACCTGCTTCACACCTTTATGCAGGATGTCCAGCAAAAAGAACTGGTCATCCTGTGCATCGGGACCGACCGGTCGACCGGCGACGCCCTGGGCCCCCTGGTTGGCAGCAAACTGGAAGGCCATCTCCCGGGCCACATCGCGGTTTACGGCACGCTCGATCAGCCCGTTCACGCCGTCAACCTGGTGGACACCATTGGCCGCATTTCCCGCACCCACCGCGATCCGTACATCCTGGCCCTCGATGCCTGCCTTGGCCAGTTCCAGCACATTGGCACGATCACCCTCGACGAAGGGCCCGTCAAACCGGGCGCCGGCGTGCAGAAAAACCTTCCGGCCGTCGGTTCCCTCCACATGACCGGCATTGTGAACGTCGGCGGGTTTATGGAATACTTCGTTCTGCAAAACACGCGCCTGTCGGTGGTGATGAAAATGGCCGACGTGATGGCGGAGGCCATCCTCCACGCCGCCCGGCGCTGGAAACCAAAAGAGACTGCCGTGTTCCGCTAA